In Astatotilapia calliptera chromosome 23, fAstCal1.2, whole genome shotgun sequence, a genomic segment contains:
- the eps15 gene encoding epidermal growth factor receptor substrate 15 isoform X9: MASSLSLTQLSSGNPIYDKYYRQVDLTGSGRVAAADAALFLKRSGLADLVLGKIWDLADSERKGALNKQQFFIALRLVACAQNGLEVALKSLNVAVPPPKFHDSSSPLLAGGGAADLPWVVKPEEKMKFDSIFDSLGPVGGMLSGEKVKPVLLNSKLPVDILGRVWELSDIDRDGMLDRDEFSVAMYLVYRALEGEPVPMSLPPPLVPPSKRKKPSVPPVMPLLPSPPSVKDSRSSHAGSKTMPHPPKPTPAPAPVPAPAAAPVSTGSTSPWVVSPAEKAKFDELFNKTDADMDGLVSGPEVRDIFLKTGLPSATLARVWELCDIGDIGKLTREQFALALYLINLKLTKGLDPPQNLSPEMIPPSDRQNIKQNNAANLAADFSAIKELDSLSNEIVELQREKSSVEEEIKEKEEAIRQRSTEVQDLQDEVAKETEVLQQLQTQRQKVQDALDELDQQKASLEEQLTHIRQQTNQETQLISSLQSEHEEQEQRICQYEEELVQAREELLALQEESRKLQEKVQAAQEQLTPLQESVRDSFTQVAQVQQKLNDLQVEERSVTAQLSWKRALEDSSPVMVNGSAGPAAELHHGDLFQRDLFQEDLKELRVEEHSDSEERGGVNEKEKEEEKDEESPKAGEDEKQKHDALDDLYTDMYSLSSLAKPWESNVRQERSSPAPGVFSEVTEDAKESPKETPPKVASPEPESKQEPAEPTETTSSPSPPQPGPRSLPPQGSPPSLPEMDFFHSDPFTDHDPFKEDPFGKADVGGAAQNPFGGDPFKGSDPFAADTFFTQTSSTPFSSEDPFSASADPFGTTSGVPEPDLFAAKVNDTAAVPAGPDPFASKSTNPAAASNDPFSSKGNNTADSDPFGGKMTSTKEADPFGSQDGDKDPFSSSPPSSDLAVKDTAASNDPFAPGGTAVSASSDADPFAAVFGNESFGGGFADFSALAKSNGAEQFGVDSRNLFQEESQPASSDVPPALPPKTGTPTRPPPPPPVSNRGRHDRVGKARERARGKGATRQAHPAGARRPGAGHRSQQV, from the exons ATGGCTTCCAGTCTGTCTCTTACTCAG CTCTCCAGTGGAAACCCCATCTATGACAAATACTATCGTCAG gttgATCTGACTGGCAGCGGGCGAGTGGCAGCAGCTGATGCAGCTCTGTTCCTAAAGAGGTCAGGTCTGGCTGACCTGGTCCTTGGGAAG ATCTGGGATTTGGCAGACTCTGAACGAAAGGGAGCACTCAACAAGCAG CAATTCTTCATAGCCCTGCGGCTGGTGGCTTGTGCTCAGAATGGCCTGGAGGTGGCGCTCAAGAGTCTTAATGTGGCTGTTCCTCCCCCGAAATTT CATGACAGCAGCAGCCCACTGTTAGCAGGAGGAGGGGCTGCTGACCTTCCCTGGGTTGTCAAG cCTGAGGAGAAGATGAAGTTCGATTCCATCTTTGACAGTCTTGGCCCAGTAGGAGGGATGCTGTCGGGAGAGAAGGTCAAGCCCGTCCTGCTTAACTCCAAATTGCCGGTGGACATCCTGGGCAGG GTGTGGGAGCTCAGTGACATAGACAGAGACGGCATGTTGGACAGAGATGAGTTTTCTGTG GCTATGTATCTGGTGTACAGAGCTCTAGAGGGGGAGCCTGTTCCCATGTCCCTACCGCCTCCCCTGGTGCCACCCTCCAAGAGGAAAAAACCTTCGGTGCCTCCCGTGATGCCCCTGTTACCCTCGCCCCCCTCTGTCAAAGACAGTCGCTCCTCCCACGCTGGCTCTAAGACTATGCCCCACCCTCCTAAACCCACCCCAGCTCCTGCCCCTGTCCCAGCACCAGCAGCTGCCCCTGTGAGTACAGgctccacctctcct TGGGTAGTATCGCCAGCAGAGAAGGCGAAATTCGACGAGCTGTTCAACAAGACGGACGCCGACATGGATGGCTTGGTGTCTGGCCCTGAAGTCAGAGATATATTCCTCAAGACCGGGCTGCCCTCCGCTACACTCGCACGGGTTTG GGAGCTCTGTGACATTGGAGACATAGGGAAACTGACGCGAGAGCAGTTCGCATTGGCGCTTTATCTAATTAATCTGAAACTGACCAAAGGCTTAGACCCTCCACAAAATCTGTCCCCAGAGATGATTCCTCCGTCTGACAGACAAAACATCAAACAG AACAACGCAGCTAACCTAGCAGCCGACTTCTCTGCCATCAAGGAGCTGGACTCACTGAGTAACGAGATTGTTGAACTACAAAG GGAGAAGAGCTCTGTGGAGGAGGAGatcaaggagaaggaggaggccATCCGACAGCGCAGCACCGAAGTGCAG GACCTTCAAGATGAGGTGGCAAAGGAAACCGAAGTATTGCAGCAACTTCAGACTCAGCGTCAGAAGGTTCAAGATGCTTTAGATGAGCTGGACCAACAGAAGGCCTCCCTGGAGGAGCAGCTCACTCACATTCGACAGCAGACCAACCAGGAGACCCAACTT ATCTCATCTCTGCAGTCAGAGCACGAGGAGCAGGAACAAAGGATATGTCAGTATGAGGAGGAGCTGGTCCAGGCCCGAGAGGAGCTTTTGGCTCTGCAGGAGGAGAGCCGGAAACTTCAGGAGAAGGTCCAGGCTGCCCAGGAGCAGCTCACTCCTCTTCAGGAGTCTGTGCGTGACTCTTTCACACAAGTTGCACAG GTCCAACAGAAACTGAACGACCTTCAGGTGGAGGAGCGATCGGTGACTGCTCAGCTCAGCTGGAAGAGAGCCCTTGAGGACAGCTCTCCTGTCATGGTCAATGGATCAGCAGGCCCCGCTGCAGAGCTCCACCATGGGGACCTCTTCCAGAGGGACCTCTTCCAGGAGGACCTTAAAGAACTGAGAGTGGAAGAGCATTCAGATTCAGAGGAGAGAGGTGGCGTgaatgagaaagaaaaggaagaggagaaggacgAAGAGAGTCCAAAAGCTGGGGAAgatgaaaagcagaaacatgATGCCTTGGATGATCTCTACACTGATATGTACAGTCTGTCGAGCCTTGCCAAGCCCTGGGAGAGCAATGTTAGG CAGGAACGCAGCAGCCCTGCGCCTGGTGTCTTCTCTGAGGTTACAGAAGATGCAAAGGAGTCACCTAAGGAGACCCCACCGAAG GTTGCATCACCAGAGCCAGAGAGCAAACAGGAGCCTGCAGAGCCGACAGAAACAACCAGCTCCCCCTCTCCGCCTCAGCCTGGCCCTCGCTCCTTGCCACCACAGGGCAGCCCTCCCTCCCTGCCTGAGATGGATTTCTTCCATTCAGACCCTTTTACCGATC ATGATCCTTTCAAAGAAGATCCTTTTGGAAAAGCAGATGTTGGAGGTGCTGCTCAAA ATCCTTTTGGAGGAGATCCATTCAAAGGCTCAGACCCCTTTGCTGCAGACACTTTCTTCACACAAACCTCCAGCACCCCGTTTTCCTCAGAGGACCCTTTCTCTGCTTCAGCCGACCCCTTCGGTACCACTTCTGGCGTGCCGGAGCCAGACCTCTTTGCAGCCAAGGTGAACGATACAGCAGCCGTACCAGCGGGTCCGGATCCTTTCGCCTCCAAATCCACCAATCCAGCGGCAGCATCCAACGATCCGTTCAGCTCTAAAGGgaacaacacagctgattcagacCCGTTTGGAGGCAAAATGACCAGCACAAAGGAGGCAGACCCGTTTGGTTCTCAAGATGGAGACAAGGAtccttttagcagctccccgcCGAGCTCTGATCTGGCCGTG aAGGACACCGCAGCATCCAATGACCCTTTTGCTCCCGGTGGTACCGCGGTCAGTGCCTCCTCAGATGCAG ATCcgtttgctgctgtgtttggtaATGAGTCATTTGGAGGAGGCTTTGCAGATTTCAGTGCTTTGGCAAAG TCAAATGGTGCTGAGCAGTTTGGAGTCGACAGCAGGAACCTCTTCCAGGAAGAGAGCCAACCTGCCAGCTCTGATGTGCCCCCAGCCCTGCCGCCAAAAACGGGTACGCCTACCagacctcctcctccacctccag TATCCAACCGAGGAAGACATGATAGAGTGGGCAAAGCGCGAGAGCGAGCGAGAGGAAAAGGAGCGACTCGCCAGGCTCACCCAGCAGGAGCAAGAAGACCTGGAGCTGGCCATCGCTCTCAGCAAGTCTGA
- the eps15 gene encoding epidermal growth factor receptor substrate 15 isoform X10: protein MASSLSLTQLSSGNPIYDKYYRQVDLTGSGRVAAADAALFLKRSGLADLVLGKIWDLADSERKGALNKQQFFIALRLVACAQNGLEVALKSLNVAVPPPKFHDSSSPLLAGGGAADLPWVVKPEEKMKFDSIFDSLGPVGGMLSGEKVKPVLLNSKLPVDILGRVWELSDIDRDGMLDRDEFSVAMYLVYRALEGEPVPMSLPPPLVPPSKRKKPSVPPVMPLLPSPPSVKDSRSSHAGSKTMPHPPKPTPAPAPVPAPAAAPWVVSPAEKAKFDELFNKTDADMDGLVSGPEVRDIFLKTGLPSATLARVWELCDIGDIGKLTREQFALALYLINLKLTKGLDPPQNLSPEMIPPSDRQNIKQNNAANLAADFSAIKELDSLSNEIVELQREKSSVEEEIKEKEEAIRQRSTEVQDLQDEVAKETEVLQQLQTQRQKVQDALDELDQQKASLEEQLTHIRQQTNQETQLISSLQSEHEEQEQRICQYEEELVQAREELLALQEESRKLQEKVQAAQEQLTPLQESVRDSFTQVAQVQQKLNDLQVEERSVTAQLSWKRALEDSSPVMVNGSAGPAAELHHGDLFQRDLFQEDLKELRVEEHSDSEERGGVNEKEKEEEKDEESPKAGEDEKQKHDALDDLYTDMYSLSSLAKPWESNVRQERSSPAPGVFSEVTEDAKESPKETPPKVASPEPESKQEPAEPTETTSSPSPPQPGPRSLPPQGSPPSLPEMDFFHSDPFTDHDPFKEDPFGKADVGDPFGGDPFKGSDPFAADTFFTQTSSTPFSSEDPFSASADPFGTTSGVPEPDLFAAKVNDTAAVPAGPDPFASKSTNPAAASNDPFSSKGNNTADSDPFGGKMTSTKEADPFGSQDGDKDPFSSSPPSSDLAVKDTAASNDPFAPGGTAVSASSDADPFAAVFGNESFGGGFADFSALAKSNGAEQFGVDSRNLFQEESQPASSDVPPALPPKTGTPTRPPPPPPGKKSSINRTESSDSFHRRGNFMLQTSGDFSSSSSSSSLPAKDPLADPFAPSSPPRRNAREADGFASFDKYPTEEDMIEWAKRESEREEKERLARLTQQEQEDLELAIALSKSELS, encoded by the exons ATGGCTTCCAGTCTGTCTCTTACTCAG CTCTCCAGTGGAAACCCCATCTATGACAAATACTATCGTCAG gttgATCTGACTGGCAGCGGGCGAGTGGCAGCAGCTGATGCAGCTCTGTTCCTAAAGAGGTCAGGTCTGGCTGACCTGGTCCTTGGGAAG ATCTGGGATTTGGCAGACTCTGAACGAAAGGGAGCACTCAACAAGCAG CAATTCTTCATAGCCCTGCGGCTGGTGGCTTGTGCTCAGAATGGCCTGGAGGTGGCGCTCAAGAGTCTTAATGTGGCTGTTCCTCCCCCGAAATTT CATGACAGCAGCAGCCCACTGTTAGCAGGAGGAGGGGCTGCTGACCTTCCCTGGGTTGTCAAG cCTGAGGAGAAGATGAAGTTCGATTCCATCTTTGACAGTCTTGGCCCAGTAGGAGGGATGCTGTCGGGAGAGAAGGTCAAGCCCGTCCTGCTTAACTCCAAATTGCCGGTGGACATCCTGGGCAGG GTGTGGGAGCTCAGTGACATAGACAGAGACGGCATGTTGGACAGAGATGAGTTTTCTGTG GCTATGTATCTGGTGTACAGAGCTCTAGAGGGGGAGCCTGTTCCCATGTCCCTACCGCCTCCCCTGGTGCCACCCTCCAAGAGGAAAAAACCTTCGGTGCCTCCCGTGATGCCCCTGTTACCCTCGCCCCCCTCTGTCAAAGACAGTCGCTCCTCCCACGCTGGCTCTAAGACTATGCCCCACCCTCCTAAACCCACCCCAGCTCCTGCCCCTGTCCCAGCACCAGCAGCTGCCCCT TGGGTAGTATCGCCAGCAGAGAAGGCGAAATTCGACGAGCTGTTCAACAAGACGGACGCCGACATGGATGGCTTGGTGTCTGGCCCTGAAGTCAGAGATATATTCCTCAAGACCGGGCTGCCCTCCGCTACACTCGCACGGGTTTG GGAGCTCTGTGACATTGGAGACATAGGGAAACTGACGCGAGAGCAGTTCGCATTGGCGCTTTATCTAATTAATCTGAAACTGACCAAAGGCTTAGACCCTCCACAAAATCTGTCCCCAGAGATGATTCCTCCGTCTGACAGACAAAACATCAAACAG AACAACGCAGCTAACCTAGCAGCCGACTTCTCTGCCATCAAGGAGCTGGACTCACTGAGTAACGAGATTGTTGAACTACAAAG GGAGAAGAGCTCTGTGGAGGAGGAGatcaaggagaaggaggaggccATCCGACAGCGCAGCACCGAAGTGCAG GACCTTCAAGATGAGGTGGCAAAGGAAACCGAAGTATTGCAGCAACTTCAGACTCAGCGTCAGAAGGTTCAAGATGCTTTAGATGAGCTGGACCAACAGAAGGCCTCCCTGGAGGAGCAGCTCACTCACATTCGACAGCAGACCAACCAGGAGACCCAACTT ATCTCATCTCTGCAGTCAGAGCACGAGGAGCAGGAACAAAGGATATGTCAGTATGAGGAGGAGCTGGTCCAGGCCCGAGAGGAGCTTTTGGCTCTGCAGGAGGAGAGCCGGAAACTTCAGGAGAAGGTCCAGGCTGCCCAGGAGCAGCTCACTCCTCTTCAGGAGTCTGTGCGTGACTCTTTCACACAAGTTGCACAG GTCCAACAGAAACTGAACGACCTTCAGGTGGAGGAGCGATCGGTGACTGCTCAGCTCAGCTGGAAGAGAGCCCTTGAGGACAGCTCTCCTGTCATGGTCAATGGATCAGCAGGCCCCGCTGCAGAGCTCCACCATGGGGACCTCTTCCAGAGGGACCTCTTCCAGGAGGACCTTAAAGAACTGAGAGTGGAAGAGCATTCAGATTCAGAGGAGAGAGGTGGCGTgaatgagaaagaaaaggaagaggagaaggacgAAGAGAGTCCAAAAGCTGGGGAAgatgaaaagcagaaacatgATGCCTTGGATGATCTCTACACTGATATGTACAGTCTGTCGAGCCTTGCCAAGCCCTGGGAGAGCAATGTTAGG CAGGAACGCAGCAGCCCTGCGCCTGGTGTCTTCTCTGAGGTTACAGAAGATGCAAAGGAGTCACCTAAGGAGACCCCACCGAAG GTTGCATCACCAGAGCCAGAGAGCAAACAGGAGCCTGCAGAGCCGACAGAAACAACCAGCTCCCCCTCTCCGCCTCAGCCTGGCCCTCGCTCCTTGCCACCACAGGGCAGCCCTCCCTCCCTGCCTGAGATGGATTTCTTCCATTCAGACCCTTTTACCGATC ATGATCCTTTCAAAGAAGATCCTTTTGGAAAAGCAGATGTTGGAG ATCCTTTTGGAGGAGATCCATTCAAAGGCTCAGACCCCTTTGCTGCAGACACTTTCTTCACACAAACCTCCAGCACCCCGTTTTCCTCAGAGGACCCTTTCTCTGCTTCAGCCGACCCCTTCGGTACCACTTCTGGCGTGCCGGAGCCAGACCTCTTTGCAGCCAAGGTGAACGATACAGCAGCCGTACCAGCGGGTCCGGATCCTTTCGCCTCCAAATCCACCAATCCAGCGGCAGCATCCAACGATCCGTTCAGCTCTAAAGGgaacaacacagctgattcagacCCGTTTGGAGGCAAAATGACCAGCACAAAGGAGGCAGACCCGTTTGGTTCTCAAGATGGAGACAAGGAtccttttagcagctccccgcCGAGCTCTGATCTGGCCGTG aAGGACACCGCAGCATCCAATGACCCTTTTGCTCCCGGTGGTACCGCGGTCAGTGCCTCCTCAGATGCAG ATCcgtttgctgctgtgtttggtaATGAGTCATTTGGAGGAGGCTTTGCAGATTTCAGTGCTTTGGCAAAG TCAAATGGTGCTGAGCAGTTTGGAGTCGACAGCAGGAACCTCTTCCAGGAAGAGAGCCAACCTGCCAGCTCTGATGTGCCCCCAGCCCTGCCGCCAAAAACGGGTACGCCTACCagacctcctcctccacctccag GTAAGAAATCATCCATCAATCGAACGGAGTCCTCCGACTCCTTCCATCGACGAGGAAACTTCATGCTACAGACTTCAGGAgacttctcctcctcttcctcctcctcctccctgcctGCAAAGGATCCTTTAGCCGACCCCTTCgccccctcctcccctcctcgCCGCAACGCACGGGAAGCTGATGGATTTGCCAGCTTTGACAAA TATCCAACCGAGGAAGACATGATAGAGTGGGCAAAGCGCGAGAGCGAGCGAGAGGAAAAGGAGCGACTCGCCAGGCTCACCCAGCAGGAGCAAGAAGACCTGGAGCTGGCCATCGCTCTCAGCAAGTCTGAACTCTCCTGA
- the eps15 gene encoding epidermal growth factor receptor substrate 15-like 1 isoform X3 yields the protein MASSLSLTQLSSGNPIYDKYYRQVDLTGSGRVAAADAALFLKRSGLADLVLGKIWDLADSERKGALNKQQFFIALRLVACAQNGLEVALKSLNVAVPPPKFHDSSSPLLAGGGAADLPWVVKPEEKMKFDSIFDSLGPVGGMLSGEKVKPVLLNSKLPVDILGRVWELSDIDRDGMLDRDEFSVAMYLVYRALEGEPVPMSLPPPLVPPSKRKKPSVPPVMPLLPSPPSVKDSRSSHAGSKTMPHPPKPTPAPAPVPAPAAAPVSTGSTSPWVVSPAEKAKFDELFNKTDADMDGLVSGPEVRDIFLKTGLPSATLARVWELCDIGDIGKLTREQFALALYLINLKLTKGLDPPQNLSPEMIPPSDRQNIKQNNAANLAADFSAIKELDSLSNEIVELQREKSSVEEEIKEKEEAIRQRSTEVQDLQDEVAKETEVLQQLQTQRQKVQDALDELDQQKASLEEQLTHIRQQTNQETQLISSLQSEHEEQEQRICQYEEELVQAREELLALQEESRKLQEKVQAAQEQLTPLQESVRDSFTQVAQVQQKLNDLQVEERSVTAQLSWKRALEDSSPVMVNGSAGPAAELHHGDLFQRDLFQEDLKELRVEEHSDSEERGGVNEKEKEEEKDEESPKAGEDEKQKHDALDDLYTDMYSLSSLAKPWESNVRQERSSPAPGVFSEVTEDAKESPKETPPKVASPEPESKQEPAEPTETTSSPSPPQPGPRSLPPQGSPPSLPEMDFFHSDPFTDHDPFKEDPFGKADVGDPFGGDPFKGSDPFAADTFFTQTSSTPFSSEDPFSASADPFGTTSGVPEPDLFAAKVNDTAAVPAGPDPFASKSTNPAAASNDPFSSKGNNTADSDPFGGKMTSTKEADPFGSQDGDKDPFSSSPPSSDLAVKDTAASNDPFAPGGTAVSASSDADPFAAVFGNESFGGGFADFSALAKSNGAEQFGVDSRNLFQEESQPASSDVPPALPPKTGTPTRPPPPPPGKKSSINRTESSDSFHRRGNFMLQTSGDFSSSSSSSSLPAKDPLADPFAPSSPPRRNAREADGFASFDKYPTEEDMIEWAKRESEREEKERLARLTQQEQEDLELAIALSKSELS from the exons ATGGCTTCCAGTCTGTCTCTTACTCAG CTCTCCAGTGGAAACCCCATCTATGACAAATACTATCGTCAG gttgATCTGACTGGCAGCGGGCGAGTGGCAGCAGCTGATGCAGCTCTGTTCCTAAAGAGGTCAGGTCTGGCTGACCTGGTCCTTGGGAAG ATCTGGGATTTGGCAGACTCTGAACGAAAGGGAGCACTCAACAAGCAG CAATTCTTCATAGCCCTGCGGCTGGTGGCTTGTGCTCAGAATGGCCTGGAGGTGGCGCTCAAGAGTCTTAATGTGGCTGTTCCTCCCCCGAAATTT CATGACAGCAGCAGCCCACTGTTAGCAGGAGGAGGGGCTGCTGACCTTCCCTGGGTTGTCAAG cCTGAGGAGAAGATGAAGTTCGATTCCATCTTTGACAGTCTTGGCCCAGTAGGAGGGATGCTGTCGGGAGAGAAGGTCAAGCCCGTCCTGCTTAACTCCAAATTGCCGGTGGACATCCTGGGCAGG GTGTGGGAGCTCAGTGACATAGACAGAGACGGCATGTTGGACAGAGATGAGTTTTCTGTG GCTATGTATCTGGTGTACAGAGCTCTAGAGGGGGAGCCTGTTCCCATGTCCCTACCGCCTCCCCTGGTGCCACCCTCCAAGAGGAAAAAACCTTCGGTGCCTCCCGTGATGCCCCTGTTACCCTCGCCCCCCTCTGTCAAAGACAGTCGCTCCTCCCACGCTGGCTCTAAGACTATGCCCCACCCTCCTAAACCCACCCCAGCTCCTGCCCCTGTCCCAGCACCAGCAGCTGCCCCTGTGAGTACAGgctccacctctcct TGGGTAGTATCGCCAGCAGAGAAGGCGAAATTCGACGAGCTGTTCAACAAGACGGACGCCGACATGGATGGCTTGGTGTCTGGCCCTGAAGTCAGAGATATATTCCTCAAGACCGGGCTGCCCTCCGCTACACTCGCACGGGTTTG GGAGCTCTGTGACATTGGAGACATAGGGAAACTGACGCGAGAGCAGTTCGCATTGGCGCTTTATCTAATTAATCTGAAACTGACCAAAGGCTTAGACCCTCCACAAAATCTGTCCCCAGAGATGATTCCTCCGTCTGACAGACAAAACATCAAACAG AACAACGCAGCTAACCTAGCAGCCGACTTCTCTGCCATCAAGGAGCTGGACTCACTGAGTAACGAGATTGTTGAACTACAAAG GGAGAAGAGCTCTGTGGAGGAGGAGatcaaggagaaggaggaggccATCCGACAGCGCAGCACCGAAGTGCAG GACCTTCAAGATGAGGTGGCAAAGGAAACCGAAGTATTGCAGCAACTTCAGACTCAGCGTCAGAAGGTTCAAGATGCTTTAGATGAGCTGGACCAACAGAAGGCCTCCCTGGAGGAGCAGCTCACTCACATTCGACAGCAGACCAACCAGGAGACCCAACTT ATCTCATCTCTGCAGTCAGAGCACGAGGAGCAGGAACAAAGGATATGTCAGTATGAGGAGGAGCTGGTCCAGGCCCGAGAGGAGCTTTTGGCTCTGCAGGAGGAGAGCCGGAAACTTCAGGAGAAGGTCCAGGCTGCCCAGGAGCAGCTCACTCCTCTTCAGGAGTCTGTGCGTGACTCTTTCACACAAGTTGCACAG GTCCAACAGAAACTGAACGACCTTCAGGTGGAGGAGCGATCGGTGACTGCTCAGCTCAGCTGGAAGAGAGCCCTTGAGGACAGCTCTCCTGTCATGGTCAATGGATCAGCAGGCCCCGCTGCAGAGCTCCACCATGGGGACCTCTTCCAGAGGGACCTCTTCCAGGAGGACCTTAAAGAACTGAGAGTGGAAGAGCATTCAGATTCAGAGGAGAGAGGTGGCGTgaatgagaaagaaaaggaagaggagaaggacgAAGAGAGTCCAAAAGCTGGGGAAgatgaaaagcagaaacatgATGCCTTGGATGATCTCTACACTGATATGTACAGTCTGTCGAGCCTTGCCAAGCCCTGGGAGAGCAATGTTAGG CAGGAACGCAGCAGCCCTGCGCCTGGTGTCTTCTCTGAGGTTACAGAAGATGCAAAGGAGTCACCTAAGGAGACCCCACCGAAG GTTGCATCACCAGAGCCAGAGAGCAAACAGGAGCCTGCAGAGCCGACAGAAACAACCAGCTCCCCCTCTCCGCCTCAGCCTGGCCCTCGCTCCTTGCCACCACAGGGCAGCCCTCCCTCCCTGCCTGAGATGGATTTCTTCCATTCAGACCCTTTTACCGATC ATGATCCTTTCAAAGAAGATCCTTTTGGAAAAGCAGATGTTGGAG ATCCTTTTGGAGGAGATCCATTCAAAGGCTCAGACCCCTTTGCTGCAGACACTTTCTTCACACAAACCTCCAGCACCCCGTTTTCCTCAGAGGACCCTTTCTCTGCTTCAGCCGACCCCTTCGGTACCACTTCTGGCGTGCCGGAGCCAGACCTCTTTGCAGCCAAGGTGAACGATACAGCAGCCGTACCAGCGGGTCCGGATCCTTTCGCCTCCAAATCCACCAATCCAGCGGCAGCATCCAACGATCCGTTCAGCTCTAAAGGgaacaacacagctgattcagacCCGTTTGGAGGCAAAATGACCAGCACAAAGGAGGCAGACCCGTTTGGTTCTCAAGATGGAGACAAGGAtccttttagcagctccccgcCGAGCTCTGATCTGGCCGTG aAGGACACCGCAGCATCCAATGACCCTTTTGCTCCCGGTGGTACCGCGGTCAGTGCCTCCTCAGATGCAG ATCcgtttgctgctgtgtttggtaATGAGTCATTTGGAGGAGGCTTTGCAGATTTCAGTGCTTTGGCAAAG TCAAATGGTGCTGAGCAGTTTGGAGTCGACAGCAGGAACCTCTTCCAGGAAGAGAGCCAACCTGCCAGCTCTGATGTGCCCCCAGCCCTGCCGCCAAAAACGGGTACGCCTACCagacctcctcctccacctccag GTAAGAAATCATCCATCAATCGAACGGAGTCCTCCGACTCCTTCCATCGACGAGGAAACTTCATGCTACAGACTTCAGGAgacttctcctcctcttcctcctcctcctccctgcctGCAAAGGATCCTTTAGCCGACCCCTTCgccccctcctcccctcctcgCCGCAACGCACGGGAAGCTGATGGATTTGCCAGCTTTGACAAA TATCCAACCGAGGAAGACATGATAGAGTGGGCAAAGCGCGAGAGCGAGCGAGAGGAAAAGGAGCGACTCGCCAGGCTCACCCAGCAGGAGCAAGAAGACCTGGAGCTGGCCATCGCTCTCAGCAAGTCTGAACTCTCCTGA